The Pirellulimonas nuda genome includes a region encoding these proteins:
- a CDS encoding DUF1592 domain-containing protein: MPRFRQYHRLAALAACYAVVAGAAQLSAAEPSMDAAVGLVENYCLDCHNSFEATAGLDLEGFSETVPQVRAGSDAAAWEKMVRRLRSRQMPPTGAARPEEEEYRQALSAMQSLLDQAAAAHPQPGRTDSIRRLNRTEYHNAIRDLLALDTDVNAILPADESGHGFDNVTVGDLSPALLSRYITAAERISRLAVGGAVHGPTGVNVRIPADLTQDSHVQGLPLGTRGGTVFDYQFPAAGEYEIQLRLTRDRDEHVEGLRGSHDIDVLIDRKLLHRFTVSPKDERADARVEDGLRKRFWIGAGPHQVGAAFPQKGASLSEIKRQPFEASFNRHRHPRRTPALFEVSIVGPLDGSGAADSANASSGAAGDTPSRQRLLSCTPTTAAEAPDCAREILRPLMRRAYRRPVTDDDLVVPMEFFEQGYAEGGFEAGIESALAAVLVNPYFLLRAESQPSGLVSGEAYRISDLELASRLSFFLWSSVPDDTLLTLAEQNRLHEPEVLREQTRRMLEDERSQSLVTNFAAQWLYLRNLDSFRPDMRLFPDFDDNLRQAMRKETELLFDHVMRADRSVLELIDTDTAFLNERLARHYGVRGVVGSQFRPVKLKEGDGPRGGLLRNASVLAVTSYATRTSPTVRGNWILGNILGSPLPPPPPNVPSLKDKQESVAVSIRERLAEHRANPACASCHDVMDPVGFSLENFDAVGRWRVIDEGEKIDPSGELPDGAPISDFTDLEESILERPEMFVGALTEKLLTFALGRGVETYDGPAVRKVVRQAEAEDYRFSSLITAVVSSVPFQMRMAE; the protein is encoded by the coding sequence GTGCCACGATTCCGCCAATACCACCGCCTCGCGGCCCTAGCGGCATGCTACGCCGTAGTCGCCGGCGCCGCGCAACTGTCGGCCGCCGAGCCTTCGATGGACGCCGCGGTCGGTTTGGTCGAGAACTACTGCCTCGACTGCCACAACTCGTTCGAGGCGACCGCCGGATTGGACCTCGAGGGGTTCTCGGAAACGGTACCCCAGGTTCGCGCGGGCTCGGACGCCGCGGCTTGGGAGAAGATGGTCCGCCGTTTGCGGTCCCGCCAGATGCCCCCGACCGGAGCGGCCCGTCCCGAAGAAGAAGAGTACCGACAGGCCCTGTCGGCGATGCAGTCGCTTCTCGACCAAGCCGCGGCCGCCCACCCGCAGCCGGGGCGGACCGATTCGATCCGTCGCTTGAACCGCACGGAGTACCACAACGCGATCCGAGACCTGCTGGCGCTCGATACCGACGTCAACGCGATCTTGCCGGCCGACGAGTCGGGCCACGGGTTCGACAACGTCACGGTCGGAGACTTGTCGCCGGCGCTGCTCAGCCGGTACATCACCGCCGCGGAGCGGATCAGCCGACTCGCGGTGGGGGGCGCCGTCCACGGGCCGACCGGCGTCAACGTCCGCATCCCTGCCGACCTCACGCAAGACTCCCACGTCCAGGGGCTGCCGCTGGGGACACGCGGCGGAACCGTGTTCGACTACCAGTTCCCTGCGGCCGGAGAGTATGAGATCCAACTCCGTTTGACCCGCGACCGCGACGAGCACGTCGAGGGGCTGCGCGGCTCGCACGACATCGACGTGCTCATCGACCGGAAGCTCCTGCACCGTTTTACGGTGTCGCCGAAGGACGAAAGAGCCGACGCGCGGGTCGAAGACGGCCTCCGCAAGCGGTTCTGGATCGGTGCCGGGCCGCACCAGGTAGGCGCCGCCTTCCCGCAGAAGGGGGCCTCGCTGTCTGAGATCAAACGTCAGCCGTTCGAGGCCAGCTTCAACCGCCACCGGCACCCGCGTCGGACGCCGGCCCTCTTTGAGGTGTCGATCGTTGGCCCGCTCGACGGTTCGGGCGCAGCGGACAGCGCTAACGCGTCGTCCGGCGCCGCGGGCGACACGCCGAGCCGGCAGCGGCTGCTGTCGTGCACCCCCACGACCGCGGCCGAAGCCCCCGACTGCGCCCGGGAGATTCTGCGGCCCCTGATGCGTCGCGCCTACCGGCGCCCGGTTACCGATGACGACTTGGTTGTGCCGATGGAGTTTTTTGAGCAGGGCTACGCCGAGGGCGGATTTGAAGCCGGCATCGAATCGGCGCTCGCCGCGGTGCTGGTGAACCCCTACTTCCTGCTGCGTGCCGAATCGCAGCCCAGCGGGCTCGTCAGCGGCGAGGCCTACCGCATCTCGGACCTGGAGTTAGCGTCGCGGCTTTCGTTCTTCTTGTGGAGCAGCGTGCCGGACGACACGTTGCTGACCCTCGCCGAGCAGAACCGCCTGCACGAGCCCGAGGTGCTGCGAGAGCAGACCCGGCGGATGTTGGAAGACGAGCGTTCTCAGTCGCTCGTCACCAACTTTGCGGCCCAGTGGCTGTACCTCCGTAACCTCGACTCCTTCCGCCCCGACATGCGGCTGTTTCCCGACTTCGACGACAACCTCCGTCAGGCCATGCGGAAGGAGACGGAGCTGCTGTTTGACCACGTGATGCGTGCCGACCGCAGCGTGCTGGAACTAATCGATACCGATACAGCGTTCCTGAACGAGCGGCTGGCGCGGCACTACGGGGTTCGGGGCGTCGTCGGCAGTCAGTTCCGTCCCGTTAAGTTGAAAGAAGGCGACGGCCCGCGCGGCGGCCTGCTCCGCAACGCCAGCGTCTTGGCCGTCACGTCGTACGCCACGCGCACCTCCCCAACCGTGCGCGGCAACTGGATCTTGGGCAACATCCTGGGGAGCCCCCTCCCGCCGCCGCCCCCGAACGTGCCTAGCCTGAAGGACAAGCAGGAATCCGTAGCGGTGTCGATCCGCGAACGCCTGGCCGAGCACCGGGCCAACCCCGCCTGCGCAAGCTGTCACGACGTGATGGACCCGGTTGGCTTCTCGCTGGAGAACTTCGACGCCGTCGGGCGGTGGCGCGTGATCGACGAGGGAGAGAAGATCGACCCTTCGGGTGAACTTCCAGACGGCGCCCCGATAAGCGACTTTACCGATCTCGAAGAAAGTATCCTGGAGCGGCCCGAGATGTTTGTTGGGGCGCTCACCGAGAAGCTGCTCACGTTCGCGCTGGGCCGCGGCGTCGAGACGTACGACGGGCCCGCGGTGCGGAAGGTAGTCCGCCAGGCCGAGGCAGAGGACTACCGGTTCTCTTCCTTGATTACGGCGGTCGTTTCCAGCGTCCCTTTTCAGATGAGGATGGCGGAATGA
- a CDS encoding DUF1552 domain-containing protein yields MSKSLSRRTLLRGAGAAFALPLLDAMIPAGRALAATAASPSKLRRLGYVYIPMGFNPAPWTPKGETLDNLPFTLQPLEKIKDQVTVVSGMELKNAYPGSHATSNAAFLSAATARRTESSDYYLGTTVDQIAAQHIGQDTQLPSLELAMDLLNNVGQCDNGYACVYQNNLSWSSPTTPLPAEAHPRLVFETLFGEGGSPEARRGALARRASLLDSVTDEMRRFQAGLGAGDRNKVEAYFESIREVERRIQRAEANVADNPLPDLDRPVGVPAEYAEHARLMFDLQRLAFQGNITRVASFQLAREASTRTYPEAGVPDPHHPVSHHGKNPEKLEKLAKINRFHVSLFAEFLEKMAATPEGDGTLLDHSLLLYGSGMGDSDAHDHTDLPILVAGGAAGNMRGGRHVTYDKHTPLSNLHLTLLNKAGANLDRFADSSGRADELFGPLSI; encoded by the coding sequence ATGAGCAAATCGCTTTCGAGAAGGACGCTGCTACGCGGCGCCGGCGCCGCGTTTGCGCTGCCGCTGCTCGACGCAATGATCCCCGCGGGGCGTGCGCTTGCGGCCACGGCCGCTAGCCCCTCGAAGCTCCGCCGCTTGGGCTATGTGTACATCCCGATGGGGTTCAACCCGGCGCCGTGGACCCCCAAGGGGGAGACGCTCGACAACCTGCCCTTCACGCTGCAGCCGCTTGAGAAGATCAAAGACCAGGTGACCGTGGTCTCCGGCATGGAGCTGAAGAACGCCTACCCGGGCTCCCACGCCACGTCAAACGCCGCGTTCTTGAGCGCCGCCACCGCCCGCCGCACCGAGAGCTCCGACTACTACCTGGGGACCACGGTCGACCAGATCGCGGCGCAGCACATCGGCCAGGACACGCAGCTCCCCTCGCTCGAGCTCGCGATGGACCTGCTGAACAATGTCGGCCAGTGCGACAACGGCTACGCCTGCGTCTACCAGAACAACCTCTCTTGGTCGTCCCCCACCACGCCGCTGCCGGCCGAGGCCCACCCGCGGCTGGTGTTTGAGACGCTGTTCGGCGAAGGGGGTTCGCCCGAGGCCCGCCGCGGCGCCCTGGCGCGCCGGGCCAGCCTGCTCGACTCCGTGACCGACGAGATGCGTCGCTTCCAGGCGGGCCTGGGCGCAGGCGACCGCAACAAGGTAGAGGCCTACTTCGAGAGCATCCGCGAGGTCGAGCGGCGTATCCAACGCGCCGAGGCCAACGTCGCCGACAACCCGCTGCCCGACCTCGACCGCCCGGTCGGCGTGCCGGCCGAGTACGCCGAGCACGCCCGGCTGATGTTCGACCTGCAGCGGCTGGCGTTCCAGGGCAACATCACACGCGTGGCCTCGTTCCAGCTCGCCCGCGAGGCGAGCACCCGCACCTACCCAGAAGCGGGCGTGCCCGACCCCCACCACCCCGTTTCGCACCACGGGAAGAACCCGGAGAAGCTCGAGAAGCTAGCCAAGATCAACCGCTTCCACGTCTCGCTGTTCGCCGAGTTCTTGGAAAAGATGGCCGCCACCCCCGAGGGGGACGGCACGCTGCTCGACCACTCGCTGCTGCTGTACGGCAGCGGGATGGGGGACTCCGACGCGCACGACCACACCGACCTGCCGATCCTGGTCGCCGGCGGCGCCGCGGGCAACATGCGCGGCGGCCGACACGTCACCTACGACAAGCACACGCCGCTCTCGAACCTGCACCTCACGCTGCTCAACAAGGCGGGCGCCAACCTCGACCGCTTCGCCGACAGCAGCGGGCGCGCCGACGAGCTGTTTGGCCCGCTTTCGATCTAG
- a CDS encoding ankyrin repeat domain-containing protein, whose amino-acid sequence MSRARLVLRWVAVFCLAWPASGLFAASGASDVARVANQPEAGSPLADAAEAGDWPLVRRLLDQGADVRQAQPDGMIALHWAALHGRTELLQPLVDAGADVNATTQYQVTPLSIACTHPSSDAVAVLLAAGAKADFTAPGGETPLMIAARAGAADSIKRLLAHGVAIDAADKSGQTALMWAAAEGNVEAVDALIEAGADLKAASDGGFTAMMFAARDGRPGVVRRLIAAGVDVNAAIAEKPAGERAPRKGASALIFAVESGHYELAMELVAAGADPNDQRNGFAPLHILSWVRKPDSGDSPSGDPPPRGSGSLTDLQFVHALVAAGADVNARLENGNGGRAQLTPRGATPLLYASRTADLPLMKTLVELGGDPSIPNADGCTTMMAAAGVGVRSVDEEAGTEPEVLETVAYLAGLGLGVNTVDKNNETAMHGAAYRCFPLVVAQLAELGADPQVWDHKNKWGWTPMKIAEGYRPGSFKPSPETVRAVEAAKLRKVTSASRQRDPAR is encoded by the coding sequence TTGTCTAGAGCTCGACTAGTTCTCCGATGGGTAGCCGTCTTCTGCCTGGCCTGGCCGGCTAGCGGCCTATTTGCCGCTAGCGGCGCGTCGGACGTCGCCCGCGTCGCCAACCAACCCGAGGCCGGCTCTCCGCTGGCCGACGCCGCGGAAGCCGGCGATTGGCCCCTTGTCCGCCGATTGCTGGATCAAGGCGCCGACGTCCGGCAGGCTCAGCCAGACGGGATGATCGCGCTGCACTGGGCGGCGCTGCACGGCCGCACGGAACTCTTGCAACCATTGGTCGATGCGGGCGCCGACGTCAACGCGACCACCCAGTACCAAGTCACGCCGCTCTCGATCGCCTGCACGCACCCCAGCAGCGACGCCGTTGCGGTTCTGTTGGCGGCCGGCGCCAAGGCCGACTTCACCGCGCCGGGGGGCGAGACGCCGCTCATGATCGCCGCCCGGGCCGGCGCCGCGGATTCGATCAAGCGGCTGCTGGCTCACGGCGTGGCGATCGACGCCGCCGACAAGAGCGGTCAAACCGCGTTGATGTGGGCCGCGGCCGAGGGCAATGTCGAAGCGGTCGACGCGCTCATCGAAGCGGGCGCCGACCTCAAGGCCGCCAGCGACGGGGGATTCACCGCGATGATGTTCGCTGCCCGCGACGGCCGCCCGGGAGTCGTGCGGCGGCTGATCGCCGCCGGCGTCGACGTGAACGCCGCCATCGCCGAGAAGCCGGCGGGGGAAAGGGCGCCACGCAAGGGCGCCTCGGCGCTCATCTTCGCTGTTGAGAGCGGGCACTACGAACTGGCGATGGAGCTGGTGGCCGCGGGCGCCGACCCGAACGACCAGCGCAACGGCTTTGCGCCGCTCCACATCCTCAGTTGGGTGCGCAAGCCGGACAGCGGCGACAGCCCCAGCGGCGATCCCCCCCCGCGCGGGTCGGGCAGCCTCACCGACCTCCAGTTTGTCCACGCGCTGGTCGCCGCCGGCGCCGACGTTAACGCACGCCTCGAAAACGGCAACGGCGGCCGCGCGCAGCTCACGCCCCGCGGCGCAACGCCGCTGCTGTACGCGTCCCGCACCGCCGACCTGCCGTTGATGAAGACGCTGGTCGAGCTGGGCGGCGACCCATCGATCCCCAACGCCGACGGCTGCACCACGATGATGGCCGCGGCCGGTGTGGGGGTCCGTTCGGTCGACGAAGAAGCCGGCACAGAGCCCGAGGTGCTCGAAACGGTGGCGTACTTGGCGGGCCTGGGTCTGGGCGTGAACACGGTCGACAAGAACAACGAAACCGCCATGCACGGCGCCGCGTACCGCTGCTTCCCGCTGGTGGTGGCGCAGCTTGCAGAGCTGGGCGCCGATCCGCAGGTCTGGGACCACAAGAACAAGTGGGGCTGGACGCCGATGAAGATCGCCGAAGGGTACCGCCCCGGTTCCTTCAAGCCGTCGCCCGAGACCGTGCGCGCTGTCGAAGCCGCGAAGTTGCGCAAGGTGACCTCCGCGTCGCGCCAGCGCGATCCGGCGAGGTAG
- a CDS encoding L-threonylcarbamoyladenylate synthase — MKTQVLRVAGKPPEDDVFLRAAAVLRAGGLVAFPTETVYGLGANALCADSVNRIFTAKGRPAHNPLIVHVAGVAGAARVAAGWPANAALLAERFWPGPLTLVLPKHADVPGVVTGGGPTVAVRAPAHPAAQALLRAAGLPIAAPSANRSNGLSPTQAEHVRRGLEGRIEMILDGGPTPGGIESTIIDLTSDPPRLLRPGLITPAEIEAVVGPIQRSAPTPHAEGPLPSPGMLQRHYSPRAPLECVHAGGARLADQWLRAGLRVGWLRRAPGPPPHPPTHAAPGLVVIDMPPDAPPYAARLFAALHELDDAGVDRIVVDAPPDSDAWLGVRDRLRRASAPTPR, encoded by the coding sequence GTGAAGACCCAGGTGCTGCGAGTAGCCGGCAAGCCTCCCGAGGACGACGTGTTCCTGCGGGCCGCGGCGGTGCTGCGGGCCGGCGGGCTGGTCGCGTTTCCTACGGAGACCGTGTACGGCCTTGGCGCCAACGCCCTGTGCGCAGACTCTGTTAACCGGATCTTCACCGCCAAGGGGCGCCCCGCCCACAACCCGTTGATCGTGCACGTGGCGGGCGTCGCCGGAGCGGCGCGGGTGGCCGCGGGTTGGCCCGCCAACGCGGCGCTGCTGGCCGAGCGGTTCTGGCCCGGGCCGCTGACGCTGGTGCTGCCCAAACACGCGGACGTTCCCGGCGTGGTCACCGGCGGAGGGCCGACGGTCGCCGTGCGCGCGCCGGCCCACCCGGCGGCGCAGGCGCTGCTGCGTGCGGCGGGGCTCCCCATCGCGGCGCCCAGCGCCAACCGCTCCAACGGGCTCTCGCCGACCCAGGCCGAGCACGTCCGCCGCGGACTGGAGGGCCGCATCGAGATGATCCTCGACGGCGGCCCCACGCCGGGCGGCATCGAGTCGACCATCATCGACCTCACCTCCGATCCGCCGCGCCTGCTGCGCCCGGGGCTGATCACGCCGGCGGAGATCGAGGCCGTCGTCGGCCCCATCCAGCGGTCGGCGCCAACGCCCCACGCCGAGGGCCCCCTCCCCTCCCCCGGCATGCTCCAGCGGCACTACTCCCCCCGGGCGCCGCTGGAGTGCGTGCACGCGGGGGGCGCCCGACTGGCGGACCAGTGGCTCCGCGCCGGCCTGCGCGTCGGCTGGTTGCGCCGCGCGCCCGGCCCCCCGCCGCACCCCCCGACACACGCAGCCCCGGGGCTGGTAGTCATCGACATGCCCCCCGACGCCCCCCCCTACGCCGCACGGCTGTTCGCGGCGCTGCACGAGCTGGACGACGCCGGCGTCGACCGCATCGTGGTCGACGCCCCCCCCGACTCCGACGCGTGGCTCGGCGTGCGCGACCGACTGCGCCGCGCCAGCGCCCCTACGCCCCGCTGA
- a CDS encoding MarC family protein, whose translation MVADFLTFLTTIDPIGTLTIFVGLTAAASPEQRARIAWRAIGYSAAILVSFILVGQLLLVSIGVPLASFQLAGGIIFFLFGLQMVFGSGAVSADGTREEGRDVAVFPLAVPSIASPGSILAAVVLTDNREYTIAEQTLTTLLLLGVLAITLTALLQASRIYAVLGEAGSSLLVRVMGIVLAAVAVEMILEALREILPTLSGA comes from the coding sequence ATGGTAGCCGACTTCTTGACCTTCCTGACCACGATCGATCCGATCGGCACGCTGACGATCTTCGTCGGGCTCACGGCGGCCGCGTCGCCCGAGCAGCGGGCGAGGATCGCTTGGCGGGCGATCGGCTATTCGGCGGCGATCCTGGTGTCGTTCATCCTGGTGGGGCAGTTGCTGCTGGTGTCGATCGGCGTGCCGCTGGCCTCGTTTCAGCTCGCCGGGGGGATCATTTTCTTCTTGTTCGGCTTGCAGATGGTGTTCGGCTCGGGCGCGGTCAGCGCCGACGGGACGCGGGAAGAGGGACGCGATGTGGCGGTGTTCCCGCTGGCGGTGCCGTCGATCGCCAGCCCGGGGTCGATCCTCGCGGCGGTGGTGCTGACCGACAACCGCGAGTACACGATCGCCGAGCAGACGCTCACAACGCTGCTGTTGCTGGGGGTGCTGGCGATCACGCTGACGGCGCTGCTGCAGGCGAGCCGGATTTACGCGGTGCTGGGCGAGGCGGGCTCGAGCCTGCTGGTGCGGGTGATGGGGATCGTGCTCGCGGCGGTCGCGGTGGAGATGATCCTGGAGGCGCTCCGCGAGATCTTGCCGACGCTCAGCGGGGCGTAG
- a CDS encoding carboxypeptidase-like regulatory domain-containing protein: MTALLVRIARVAAGGPAMQGAAWLLAVLMAAPAAAADEVGGAEPPAPLVLGVVHDSEGAPVAGARLWLVGGNYGAPELLGETTSDAEGGFAFTSLPAEDAVFANPGQLTVWARHDGAGLGWFNGLYNHRRTPLSVELAPSAECRGRLSDPEGGPIAGAQVTPRILLRTELGVGGGDYGQLPPEWSREKTVTTGPDGSFAIPGLPTTGALSAGVSKPGYGRPTVMWNLGAPASLSLAPAGSLAGSIAWHGGEPPAGLDPDKPVGTLNVYGYVRREGSNVSVNEEASIQADGTFRVDGLPPGQYRLSAAFAAGVAARPGAVVEVNVEPGQATRGVSLTTEPGVWLRGRVLAFADKRPVGGATVTYNRIEEGRSTHEGQCVTDQDGAHAAFVREGTYQIQVLLTPDRYVPLNSSFHSGGDAKSRMPRLAVAADTQWPDLLLDPAGDLAIEVVDEAGRPAAGAVVHVVCSVGVQAELRRSIQKADASGRFTIRGVALNDTLPIRVRTPDAISKPSLVVTPEKVAQPLRVELSTAHGFRFRCKVVDPEGEPIAGATIHFGTSYPYATKWQGPGGGVSVSGTAGTATTDASGEAQSDLLWNDLNYWVSASAEGYSSAEAPQVHGISEEVLTLNPLVLAKAAPPTTGTVVGADGAPLGGVRVFAAGSEWGPAVQLTGRSGAFRLEKTAPDVRWVFADKEGYRLGGARLPDDGSAVRIELRADDATPVGLPAVPSPDLQQRRAAARELIELAWKLPTDPRSTARMSLLEGMTRIDIERADAMSGEVDGAFGYVVRSQEARDVIREDPQRGLTLLIEAKAGGQPTVIELAKRFARSPQVEERGLALPLANIAAQRAEATGASYDFARAAMLQSQLGFHDAAELMAAKAFAAVDKEPNPSRQEAATQSAAAALAPYELAGALEMANIGDSDFSRIRALARVAVAAAVTDPDAAIAALESLKGDANAVTSRDRGRLKIAMQIVATDTAGAAALVRRCEDAGNRAQALGYLAVEVAPVDQQLAWTLIDEALAIHRGSPDAYQGYINYGQAGPFAGLLAYQASLVGYPDMESVVWHVMAAARAQGRSVRGQARLQVTIGTARFLALVDPAAARELLLTVGEQEDQLPRGDGGVSLYDQWLQAWLLVDFAHGAELLKQDLRRLADGGKQDPLRHGHGGVFRLLTAHPEERVEIVNDSETGLWKLDEE, translated from the coding sequence ATGACTGCGCTGTTGGTTCGGATTGCACGCGTGGCCGCTGGGGGGCCAGCGATGCAGGGCGCCGCCTGGTTGTTGGCAGTCTTGATGGCGGCCCCCGCAGCGGCGGCGGACGAGGTAGGGGGGGCCGAGCCCCCGGCGCCTCTGGTGCTGGGCGTTGTGCACGACTCCGAGGGCGCCCCGGTCGCTGGGGCGCGGCTGTGGCTCGTCGGGGGCAACTACGGCGCCCCCGAGTTGCTGGGCGAAACCACTTCGGACGCCGAGGGGGGTTTCGCGTTCACCTCGCTGCCGGCAGAGGACGCCGTCTTCGCCAATCCGGGGCAGCTCACCGTCTGGGCACGCCACGACGGCGCCGGCCTCGGCTGGTTCAATGGGCTGTACAACCACCGCCGGACGCCGCTGAGCGTGGAGCTGGCGCCCAGCGCCGAGTGCCGTGGGCGGCTGAGCGATCCTGAGGGGGGGCCGATCGCCGGCGCCCAGGTCACACCACGCATACTGCTTCGCACAGAGCTGGGCGTCGGCGGGGGCGACTACGGGCAGCTCCCCCCCGAATGGAGCCGAGAGAAGACCGTGACGACGGGGCCCGACGGGAGCTTCGCGATCCCGGGGCTGCCGACCACGGGCGCCCTGTCGGCCGGGGTGTCGAAGCCGGGCTACGGGCGCCCGACCGTGATGTGGAACCTGGGGGCGCCGGCGTCGCTGTCGTTGGCGCCGGCCGGATCGCTGGCGGGCTCGATCGCTTGGCACGGCGGCGAGCCCCCCGCCGGCCTCGACCCCGATAAGCCCGTCGGCACATTGAATGTCTACGGCTACGTGCGGCGCGAGGGCAGCAACGTGAGCGTCAACGAGGAGGCGTCGATCCAAGCCGACGGCACGTTCCGGGTCGACGGGCTCCCCCCCGGCCAGTACCGCCTGTCGGCCGCGTTCGCCGCGGGGGTCGCTGCGCGGCCCGGCGCGGTGGTAGAGGTAAATGTTGAGCCCGGCCAGGCGACCCGCGGGGTCTCCCTGACTACCGAGCCGGGGGTCTGGCTGCGGGGCCGCGTGCTGGCTTTCGCCGACAAGCGGCCCGTCGGCGGGGCTACAGTGACGTACAACAGGATCGAAGAGGGGCGGTCTACCCACGAAGGACAGTGCGTGACCGATCAAGATGGAGCGCATGCGGCGTTTGTGCGCGAAGGGACGTACCAGATCCAGGTGCTGCTGACCCCCGACCGGTACGTGCCACTCAACTCGAGCTTTCACTCCGGAGGCGATGCAAAGTCGCGTATGCCGCGGCTGGCGGTCGCGGCGGACACCCAGTGGCCCGACCTGCTGTTGGACCCCGCCGGCGACCTGGCGATCGAGGTCGTGGACGAGGCGGGTCGGCCCGCGGCGGGCGCCGTCGTGCACGTCGTCTGCTCGGTGGGGGTGCAGGCGGAACTGCGGCGTTCGATCCAGAAGGCCGACGCCAGCGGCCGGTTCACGATCCGCGGCGTCGCGCTGAACGACACGCTGCCGATACGCGTCCGCACCCCGGACGCGATCAGCAAGCCGTCGCTGGTGGTCACTCCCGAAAAGGTGGCGCAGCCGCTGCGGGTCGAACTCTCTACGGCGCACGGCTTCCGCTTCCGCTGCAAGGTGGTTGACCCGGAGGGCGAGCCGATCGCCGGCGCTACGATCCATTTTGGCACATCGTACCCCTACGCTACCAAGTGGCAGGGCCCAGGCGGCGGCGTGTCGGTTTCCGGGACGGCCGGAACCGCGACCACCGACGCCAGCGGCGAAGCCCAGAGCGACCTGCTGTGGAACGACCTGAACTACTGGGTATCGGCGTCCGCCGAGGGCTACTCTTCCGCCGAGGCGCCGCAGGTGCACGGCATCTCCGAGGAGGTGCTGACGCTTAATCCGCTGGTGCTGGCCAAGGCCGCGCCCCCCACCACGGGAACAGTGGTGGGGGCAGACGGGGCGCCCTTGGGCGGCGTGCGGGTGTTTGCCGCCGGAAGCGAGTGGGGGCCCGCAGTACAGCTTACCGGCAGGTCGGGCGCGTTTCGGCTGGAGAAGACCGCCCCGGACGTACGCTGGGTGTTCGCGGATAAGGAGGGCTACCGCCTAGGGGGCGCGCGACTGCCCGACGACGGGTCGGCGGTGCGTATTGAGTTGCGGGCCGACGACGCCACGCCGGTCGGGTTGCCGGCCGTCCCTAGCCCCGACTTGCAGCAGCGGCGTGCGGCGGCGCGGGAACTGATCGAGCTCGCCTGGAAGCTGCCGACCGATCCCCGCAGCACGGCGCGGATGTCGCTGCTGGAAGGGATGACCCGGATCGACATCGAGCGGGCCGATGCGATGTCGGGCGAGGTAGACGGCGCGTTCGGCTACGTCGTTCGTAGCCAGGAGGCGCGCGACGTGATACGCGAAGATCCACAGCGTGGGCTGACGCTGCTGATCGAAGCAAAGGCCGGGGGGCAACCTACGGTGATAGAGTTGGCCAAGCGGTTCGCGCGTTCGCCGCAGGTGGAGGAGCGGGGCCTGGCCCTGCCGCTGGCCAACATCGCCGCGCAGCGGGCCGAGGCCACGGGCGCCTCGTACGACTTCGCACGCGCGGCCATGCTGCAATCCCAGCTCGGGTTTCACGACGCCGCAGAGCTGATGGCGGCCAAGGCGTTTGCGGCGGTCGACAAGGAACCCAACCCGTCGCGCCAAGAAGCGGCCACCCAGTCCGCCGCGGCGGCCCTCGCCCCCTACGAGCTGGCGGGCGCGCTGGAGATGGCCAACATCGGTGACTCGGACTTCTCTCGGATCCGAGCACTGGCGCGCGTGGCGGTGGCCGCTGCGGTGACGGACCCCGACGCCGCGATCGCCGCCCTTGAGTCGCTCAAGGGGGACGCCAACGCCGTGACCTCGCGTGACCGGGGTCGGCTAAAGATCGCGATGCAGATCGTGGCGACCGACACCGCGGGCGCCGCGGCGCTGGTGCGCCGCTGCGAAGACGCCGGCAACCGCGCCCAGGCGCTGGGCTACCTGGCGGTAGAAGTCGCCCCCGTCGACCAGCAACTCGCCTGGACGCTGATCGACGAGGCGCTCGCCATCCACCGCGGCTCGCCCGACGCCTACCAGGGGTACATCAACTACGGCCAAGCAGGCCCGTTCGCGGGGCTGTTGGCCTATCAAGCGTCGCTGGTCGGCTACCCCGACATGGAGAGCGTGGTGTGGCACGTGATGGCCGCGGCGCGGGCGCAGGGCAGGAGCGTCCGCGGACAGGCTCGGCTCCAAGTGACGATTGGGACCGCCCGCTTCTTGGCGCTCGTCGATCCCGCCGCGGCCCGTGAACTGCTGCTGACCGTCGGCGAGCAGGAAGACCAGCTCCCACGCGGCGACGGGGGCGTGTCGCTGTACGACCAGTGGCTGCAAGCCTGGCTGCTGGTGGACTTCGCCCACGGGGCAGAGCTGCTCAAGCAAGACCTGCGGCGTCTGGCCGACGGCGGCAAGCAAGACCCGCTGCGGCACGGCCACGGCGGCGTGTTCCGCTTGCTGACGGCGCACCCCGAGGAGCGTGTTGAGATCGTCAACGACAGCGAGACCGGGCTGTGGAAGCTGGACGAGGAGTGA